Part of the Montipora foliosa isolate CH-2021 chromosome 13, ASM3666993v2, whole genome shotgun sequence genome is shown below.
TATAATATATGCATTTACagacaaaaattaagaaaaagagTGTTTTAGATGGCTATTTTGTTCTtggggtagattcaatccttctaaaattaattaaatagtAGTCACTTTGTTTagtattgaaactggtttgagcctcctacAATAATCTTCTCTCATGTCATTCTATTGTCTGCAGTAAgcacatttacatgtatgtaatatTTCCTAACTTaatttttctgttaaaattgAGTGACTTCACTATAAAAGACTATCACAGTGATAAAACAGATAAAAAGTCCttttaagaataattattactttaaactttaaatatttcaaataatttaCAATGGGTGGGGTTTCAATGTTCTTGGACATCATTATCTAATCAAGTGATAAAGCAATTATAAGAATGTATAAATACAAGTAGACTTTTTCAATCTCATGACTGTGGAAATTCCACGCCCGgatttttttaggcttcttttTCAACTTCTTAAGTTGCTCAAAATTAATAAACATGATGATATTTCCAACTCTCGCATCATTCTGTGTACACCTTGTACATCTACATTTAGATATGTCGGTAAAAGTTGTTAGACATCACACCAACATTTAAAGatgtaacaaaaattaaaataataccAATGAAAATTATATCTACTAAAACGTGAAatgaaagaataaataaataaataagtaaaggaataaataaatgtaaaaataacTCAAATACTGTTAAAAATCACTCAGTAAAATACTTAGAAATGTTAGTCTTAAATGTCTCTAGAGAATTACTTTCAACAATGCCTTTTCAGTTTTGGTGGTTTGTTCCACATCCTTATAGGGTATGtggaaaaaaaggaataaaaatataCGTCCCTTGTGCCATTTGTGTTTAAAAAGTTTATAGTTCTACTCAGCAGTTCCATTCTATTCTGCAGTTCAAATGTACAATGTATGAAACTTCATATGAAAATTACTCCAAACAGAATTTTGTCCACCTCATACAGGAAAAACTTGAACTCACaattgaccagctcccaacactTGCAAggttgatagctcagttggtagggtacatgggtttgaatcccgttcaAGCCTGGATATTTTCTGGCTAATCCTTTGCAAATATGTACAGGTATAAAGTTGTGCAACCAACTACTATGATCTCTCTACCTTTCACATCATTTTATTCCACAGTTCAAATACTGAAACTTCATACAATGGACTGAAATATTGGTCTTCATGTAAAAAAGGGCCGTCAAATTGATTCTCTCAACATACAATCTGTTGGCAAGTGTTACCAACAAGCTTCACAAACTTGAACAGCCCTCCCTGAAAAACGAACAAGAGTGGCTCCTTTGTGGCCCTCTTTTATACAGTCATCCACAAAAAGCCCTGTGGCAGAAAATCCAAGGAACAATATCAAACAACCAACTGGGTGCTCCCATCACACAAACACAACCCAACTATTTAAAACCAGGACTCTGCCCAATACTTACTCCCTGGCCTTGTATGTAAATCATTTCAAAAGCATGAGGGGGCTTAAATTTCTTTTACACGGATTCCATAGTATGCATGAACACCCACCCAAAAAAACCCTTTACAAGGGAGGTGCTTACTGATTGACAATAATGCCTTGTCATACTCACACTGAACATCAATGAAGACAACTTTACTAACAGGGCTTCCGACCCCGTTATCAGCAGTGCACCTGTACCCTCCTGCATCCTCTCTGCTGATGCTAGTGAAATTCCCAGACACAACACTGTTATTAGAAAGTTCTATCAAGGTTGTTCTTGGTTGTGGTTTGCCCTTAGCTGAGCACAACAAACTGAGATCCTCTCCCTCGGTTACCGTTTGGTTCTCAGAAATAACTGTAGGTGAAactaaagaacaaaaaagtaCATTGTAGTAGCCACCAACTTTTTACTGAACACAGATTTTTATTGGTCTCAAGAAGTACAATCATGTACCTGTAAACATGAAACTGTTGCTTGACTGTCAAGACATTATCTaaaacgtacatgtatgttactGAAATAACATGTCTACATGCACTAAATTGTAGATAGTTCTACTCTTTACATTAGtattctgcaaagttttaagtCAATTTTGGGAAAATATAGTGTGGGAAAACATACATGACTATATTAGAACTATTTCTACCCAGATGTTATGATTATGCAATTGAGCTCCGCAAAGAGTGATGTGAAAAGCATCAGCATTTCTGGTGTTTTATAAATACAAAAGTACAAGCTTGGCCAGAACAAGTTCTGTTGCCGACAAAATCAGAGCCAGAAGAATGGGCCTCACTGGTCACTGTGTCTGCCACCCAGAGCTGGTTGCATCAAATCTCATCCTCTGGGAACCTAAGCACAGTACGCGCAGCAGGGGAAGACCAGCAACCACTTACATAGACACCCACAGAAGAGATACTGGACTTAGTAACACTGGCAAGATTCGCGCCCTAATGAACAACAGGGACCAGAGGAGAGCAGCCATCTGTAATTCCCCAGTTGGTGTTGGCTAATACCCTCGTCTgtggcagtggtagtggcagtggcagtagcagtagcagtagcagtagcagtaggaGTAGCCGTAGCtttagcagtagcagtagcagtagtagtagtagtagtagtagtagtagtagtagtagtagtagtagtagtagtagtagtagtagtagtagtagtagtagtagccgtgaaggtctcctttagggttgcccGCGAAGAAAGATAAAAGTGTACGTTTACACTTTTATGTTTCTTCACacaggtgaaagtattagatgataacgTCTTTGCCGTCATAAAAGGCgctgtatttttatttttctgtgttaTAATTATGGTCTCTTTTTAATAGGGGTCAAAAAACGCCTGGGCCacacccagattggtctcctttaggggattaaccctttaactcccaatagtgccacttatagattttactctgtctaacgccagacgattttactcgtcaatggggaacccctcgggctgaaagggttaacaacagctggattcactcaaaaactatgtccccattaaccctttaactcccaacagtgccacttatagattttactgtctaacgccagacgattttactcgtcaatggggaacccctcggggctgaaagggttaatgtaaaatttccgacgagcatccccgagGTTCAATATTCGACTGCTGCTAAGTAAGCATCTGTTTGTTACCACATTTAACCTCTGAGCAAGTTCCTGCTGCCATGTAAACCGGTACCGGTTAGCTTCCTCAGTGCAATCGCATGTTttagaccaagattaaacattccattcgaatttccaaactgtcaggtcttagttatcaaatagaaatgttcaattagagagttttgattgaagtttccagagctatagctttttgcAATTGTAAAATTGCAACTTGAGAAAGGacttgtgtgcaaattctcctaagttaaTTTGGCTCCATTACCAGCTGCTTTACGGACTCGagagagagcggcagaaataaatCCTATGATTTATGtgctttttataaaagaactaaagCCAACTTTGAACACGCAGTCTGGCTCCATccgtgcaaagttatttttatagctcggagtatttcatatattcttttgtaaagcttttgtcctattgttatctagcctttttttaatttttatcacttaccttttgtaacgcttagtacatgtttccacatttttatcgcttttaatattctcacgtgtgattttacttcttataggcaaagtttcattcactttttttcaaacttgaaaatgatctcagcgagatcgaaacgtcggaaaattttatcgctagtttttatcttaagATTGAATTTTGTTCCGAAGATCTAGAATTGCATGCTGAGTGCAATCATTATTTCTAAAGCCATATTGCCTATCTTGTCTATGAAGGATTTAAGACGTTTATACATTAATCTCTCAAATATTCGGTTGAAAACAGACTATAACGATATTGGACGATAATTGCTTGGATCAGTTTCGTCACCTGTTTTATGTACCGGAACTACTTCAGCGTGCTTTAATTGGCGAGGATACATGCCACACAAAATAGATTTATTCATTAGTTGACCTAAAGCAGAAGATATAATATGGCGTGCGGACTTGAGACGACGAACGGGACAAGAGTATAGCCCATATACTTTACTTGATGGAGTACtcaaaatttccatttcaatttcagaagAAGTGACAgcatcaaaataaaaagaattgGGGTAGTTTGAATTCCCAAGATAGTCTTTAAAGTCCCTAGAAGGTAGTGATATACTATTTGCAAGCTTCGGTCCAACGGACGCAAAGTGATGGTTCAATGTATTTGCTATTTCTGACTGGTTCCGAGTTATTCTCTGATTGTTAGGAAATTGAAGAGATGTCAAAGTCCTTTTCTGCCTCTTTTTGTTAAACTGCCTGCTGCAAGAGAGGCAATTCATGTCTCAACAGGATCATGTGTTACTTCCGGTCAACATTTGGTGTCTCTACTGTGGAAGCACTCATGCACATTTCTATTAATGTTTCTCCAGAGCATTATCACTCAGCCTTGGCTGTTGCCAGGTGGCTTGACTCAGGGGAGAGAGCAAGGCGACCAAACTACAATGTTTAACTTATACAGTGCAACTCTTGGTAAATaagtgatgtacatgtaattaaaatAAGTTGTCTATTCTCTAGTGAGTTATTCAAATTCCAAACCCTTGAAATTCAAATCAATGAAAGCAGCATCCGTTTTGTACTTAAACTGCTGTGTTTATAGACTGTTTTATATCCAAAGTGCGAAGTTTGCATGGATTAGTGGGTTTGAAAACACGTTCTTTAATACGTCCAATTTCAAAGTTTTAATAGCCATGTTAAATTTGTACCAGTGTCTTTCTAAGTATTACTACCATTTGCGTTCAACCGTGAAGCGTGAACGTTTTTTCGggcatgtttatttttcaaacgaGACAGTTTCCCAGACAACTGTATCGACTggaccaatgaaaatgtttcgtTTGGAGCACGAAACTATGAATGTTTGTTAAGCAAACGTAGCACGTTTTGTTCACGTGGAGAGCAGGTTTGACAAAATTAGAGACATTTCCCAGGGTTTGCACCGAACATTGAGCGATACATTCACGAGTGCAAGTATGTCTCTAGTGCAAATCAAGGTCATTACGACTACTATTCTTCCATACGTGTCACTCCTTTTTTCATAGGGGAGGAGGAACTTTTGGAGTACGATTTCCAAAATAACAAGCCTCTCTGCTGCACCACTTCGTATAACAATGAATGACCAAAAAAACGATGTCGACCTATCTCCAGTATATTTTACGTTTCAGTTCAAGGAAATGCTGTCCACAGCAAAAAACATCACCTTACAAGCATTTACATTCGAATCGCCATCAGTTCAGGGAGTCGGGACTGATCGGTGTGAAATGAAAACGAATCCGCCGCCCAATCGGCCAAAACATTTACCAACCTTACTCGAAGCACCGCGCGCGGAAAATCGTTACAGTTACAGGGTAGGTCGAAGGCTGAGGAGTATGAGAGTGCTGATCTATGCGGGGAAGTATCGTGCGAGACTAACGATCAAAATTTCGGTAAAACCTCTGGACTGTGCGCACCAACAAAATCTCAGAACATCAATCAACAAACGCCACTTGAGCGCTTCCTCTCAAAAACAGAGGAGCAAAttaacaaaaagcaagaaattattGAGCgccttcaaaacaaagaaaacgaaatacTAGCGAAATTGGAAAGAGTGAAGTCTGACCCTCGCGATGGTAACATTTGTAAAACTTGCCATTTACATTTGGGACATAGCACGCGAACATGTCAGTTCGGGCGTTGCACATCAGTTTTCAAGTGCGGAGAAGAAAAGTATCACAGCGGTGAGATAAACATGAAAGAATTACGCAACCAGATTAAGAAAAATGAATCTGAACTAAGCAAACTGAGGAGCGAATTAGACAATAAAAGAATGGCTTTAGCAACAATGAAAGAGAAAGTAACGAATAAAATCGAATCAGAACTGTTTCAAGCTAATGGAGAAAATTATTTACTCAGTGGAAGTAAAAATTGGTCTCTGCTGCGTAAGCACGTGTATCTTGTTGAACAATACtcgaaaaaacattttggaggcAAGATCACTGCAAAGAAGGATGTCACTGTGGTTTTAGAGAAAGCGCTTGAGTCTCCGTATGGCGAACTCAGTTGCACCAAGAACACGTCAAGGTCTAAGCAGAAGAGAAATCAACTGCTAGCAAGGTATTTTGAGTTACAATCTGTAGtttatttctaaaaaataaatacattgaGTTCAAAAGGAGATGTAAAAGTGTATTGAAGCCCTTCTCTCCCTGGTTATTAATTCTCGCAGAGGTAAAAATAACTTCATTTCGATACAAACGCTATGCATGCATGTAATGGCGCTAAAAATATCTTTCTCAGCGTAACTCACAAATAACAATTTCAAATGGCGAAATTGATAGTGGGAATTAAAACTTGATTGCGAGTACAAACTGATACAATTCAAATATCCTGCATAGGATTTTtttaattctcggttttcactcacgtgacacCGACCATGGCAACGGTTgttatccgccatctttgtgccccgcaaatgtaaacaaatctaAGGCGCGAGTGTGTGAGTTCGAGATGGTTCTCTGTATTGTGGTCGGTTGCGGAAGAAAAAGCGGTATTCACAAGGCAAAATTCAGTAAAATACCCAAGATTATCACAAATCAAGGCGAAGAGTGGGAAGAATTGACGCGGGAGAGAAGAAATCGATGGATTTCGGCGGTGAGTCGTGGCGATACCGCGAAGAAGAACATCCTTGAAAGCGAGCGTGTCTGTGATCGCCATTTCGTTTCAGGGAAGCCTGCAGCTACATGGGACAAGCACAATATAGATTGGGTTCCAACTTTAAATCTCGGTAAAATGGAATTTAAGGGAGCCGAACACAAagatcaaaaacagaaggctTCAGAAGAAAGGGCTGAAAGAGCGAAAGAACGCAGGAAACGCGCCATTGAACAACAAGAACTCGAAGTCGCCCAGAAGAGAAAACATATAAATGTGAGTGGCGATCGTATTGTTGATCTCCACTTCACAGAGGCTAACACAAGTACCTCAACAGAAGATGTTGAAGAAGAAACTGGTCTTGGAATTGCCAATACGCCTGAAATGGAGCTATCAGAGCCCTCTTGTTCCACTAGTTGTGCTACAAGCGATGCTGAAAACAAAGCCGAAGAAAACGTCCTAGAGCCGTCAAAAGACGCCGAAACACAGACCGAGGAGTTTGCCTATATGTTTTACAGACCAACTTATCAAGCTCCGGACAGAGAATATTTCAGATCAGATGATAAAGTTCGCTTTTATACGGGGTTACCATCCTACCAAATTCTTGTCGCAACATTGAACCACGTGGCGCCCTACGTGAGTCGACGTACCCAGACATTGGATCCATTCCAggaatttattattgttttgatgAAGCTGCGGCTCAACGTCCCTTTTCAGGATCTGGCCTACCGTTTCTTGGTATCGGTAGCAACTGTTTCACGGATCTTCTGGGCGTGGATAATTGCCATGGACTACAGATTGTGTAAGCTTGTTTACTGGCCAGAGAGAGAAAATCTCTGGAAAACAATGCCAATGTGTTTCAGGTATGCCTTTGGCAACAAGGTTACTGTAATCATCGACTGCTTTGaggttttcattgaaaaaccaacaaacttGCTAGCAAGAGCACAGACATTTAGTAACTATAAACATCATAACACCATAAAAGTATTAATAGGCATCACCCCTCAAGGAtctatttcatttgtttctgaGGCATGGGGAGGTAGAACTTCTGACAAGTTTCTGACTGAGAATTGTGGATTTCTCAACAAACTTTTACCAGGAGACATGGTCATGGCAGACAGAGGCTTCACCATCAGTGAGAGTGTGGGATTAAAACAGGCTGAACTTGCTATTCCAGCATTTACCAAGGGGAAGGCACAACTTGACCCAATAGATGTTGAAAAGACCAGAGGAATTGCGAACGTGCGGATTCATGTCGAAAGGGTGATTGGGCTGCTGCGTAACAAATATACAATTTTAGAAGGTACCCTACCAACAGACTTTCTTAGGGGTAGTGCTAATGAACCACCAAATTCCCAGGTTCCTATAATTGACCGGATATTAAGGGTTTGCTCTGCTCTTGTGAATTTATGTCCTCCAATAGTGCCCTATGATTAGCCCTGCCTTTTGTTAGTCATCATTTGTAGGTTTGAAATGACAAGTCATAGCCATATTTTACCCTTTAAATTTGTTAGTATGCAAAAATAAGTGATAAGTTGTATTAGTATAAACTCACTCAGTgttcttggtgtttcaagcaatctgattggttccctatctcggagtaattgagcattattcactccctacggagtgaataatgcttgatcggtaaatattctgccactattcacctcgatttcaaagaataattgttaaatatcacttGGGTGGGGTTTTCTGTCATTATATGCTCTTGCATGGGTAAAAACATTATTGTCTTGTTTTGTAAAATGACTATTTATTTCCTGCTTATGACTATTATTTCCCACTTTTCCTCCCACAAAATAAAATAGTCTTAAGACTTTACTCAGAGATCCACTTGTAATAACAAAAAAGCATTACTGTACAACACTAATAGAAAGGTAAATAATACTGTGAATTACATTATCCCAATTTCAGAATATGCcagcatgtactaaaaccaggaacactgGAACACCCCGGAACATTCCGGAACATAGGAACAccccggaacaccggaacacttCGGAAAACCGTAACCctaaccaaaaccctcaatttggctaaccctaggcctaaaaaccaacttaaggcctagGTAGGCCTAGGGTTacccaaattgagggttttaggTTCCAGGGTGTTCTGGAGTGTTCTGGTGTTCCTGGTCTTAGTACATGCCAAATATGCCTTCCAGGAACTGGGCCTGGAGCAGTAACAGAGCTCTGGATACCAAAGCatgtttacatgtacaattagCTATATTTCAGTCCAATTGTTTGGCCACATACAGTAAGCAACTTTACTAGGTGGTTTGAGTCACTGAATAAAAAAGAACGTTAAAAAACAGGAAACATGCTTAATTTTTGTGCCTTGAGACAGACTGCTAAATGTGGACGCATTTTAGAAGTGTCAAAAGTTACATGCTTAGGATTTGTCCCCAAAGCAAGAGAAACAGCAAAGGCACTTGCAAACACCCCACAGTCACTGTTATTAGTCTGCTGCTGAACTGGAACAAATTGAAGTTCAATCAGATTTCCACCTAGCAAGTCATTTGTCTGGTCCTCTATCTCTTGGCTTATGACATCATGAAATAAACTGTCATAAAGGTGTACCTTCCCAGGCAAACATCCTATAGAGCTAACACAGACCCAGTGATCACTGCCTGTATGGAGAATTTGGATAAATTCCCCTGAAACTACATCAAAGTTTCGTATGGGTCCAAGGGTTGGACGCTGTAGGCCTTCAAGCAATGGGTTTAATTCTTGTAGTAACACTTGTACTGCTTGAACAATGTCACAGGTGAGCCACCCAGATGAATCATTAATAATGTCATAGTCTGAATCATCTAGGTTTGCTAGGGCCCTAAATTTGTCCACAGTGCCTCTTGTTTCCTTAGTGATGGAAATTTCATCTTCACTGTCACTATTGGAATCACTTGCCACAGTCACAGCTGTTGCTATTGGGGTTACTGGGGATGCATGGGTAGCAGAAGAAGTAGAAGTGGTAAGTTCAAAAAACTTTGAATTggaatttggttttggtctgcAATACTCACACTGCCATGTTGTCTTAGAATTGTTTGGCATTCTTTTAAACCCCAAACAACTCAAATGAAAAAACTTTCCCTTTTTGCAAGCTGTACCATGGCACTCTAGTAGTCTGTCAGTGGGGGTTGCCTTAGTATTACAAATGCAAATGCTGCTACACATCATGGCAGCCTGGTTCACTGCAGATGGTTGCTTGGCATGCCTTTCATTGACCTTCTGCTTTGCTTAAACTGTGGTAGCCTACAGCAGTGCGGGCAGTACCATAATTTCAGTGTTGGCACCTCACTGAGAGATAAACATGCGATGTGAAACTTTCCGTAAGGGCATTCTACATTACTACAagaaaccacattttcactgttttggcCTCTGCAAAAGCAAATACCATTGTCATTAGGAACACTTGTAAGCACATCACACCTCCTTGTAAACCATCTCCCCAGGATCTCTGGAAGAATGCAAATTCTCCAAAATGCTTCAAGTTTTGGTAAGACTGTGTTTGAGTGCTCCGGGTCAGGATAAATTCTCTCAATTACAAGGTGTGCATTTTTATCAGAGTCAATTGCACAGACAACAAAGTCATTAAACTTTCTCTCTGGCAGAGTAAACAACTGCTGCTGTACTTGGAAGTAataattgtgttttcttttcaacataAAGGTACCATCTACTTTTTCCAAacaagagctcttctcttgaacaTATTTGTCAAAGTCACCATCTTGGATACAAATGGGGCATTTTACTTCACCACATCCCAATCCACAACAATCACAAGAAGTTAGGAAATCAGGTGTGGCATGCAGGAATGGATATTGCTTGTTAATAAACAGTCCACATCTTAATACTTGAAAGTTAACATGTCTTTTCTCCATATGTGTTTTGTATGCCTTAATAGCATATTCTTCATATTTGCAGCCATGTCTAATTGCCTTGCTGTTCACTTTATACAGATGTGGGTAACAAACAGACTTTATTAGTGACTGTGAAGGTTGTGCTATATTGCTGTGATAGACAGCACCACTTACAGAGGCTCCGATTCTTCCTGCTCGATGTCTAAAGAATCCTGGGCCCTTCGCTTGTTCTCTTGTGTCCTGTTCAACTACTTTAATGTCCTCATCAGACAACATAATCTTGACACCTACACACTTCTGTAACAATTCTGGATAATCAAGTTCTAAATTGTTCAGGTCATAAAGATCTGATAGGACTGGCACATTCCGACTTTTAACAACAAACTGCTCAGCATATGGGTCCATTACACTAAGCACCACAGGTTTTATTTCACACAGATTAAGTGCAGCCAGAAATTTGTTCATTTCCTCTGTTGAAGCCAGCTGCGAAGGAATAGCAGTTTGTGCGTGACAATTTGGTTGACTTTCGCGAGAAGCCGCTTTGTTTTGATCGAGGGAGTCAATTTTAATGTCAAGGTTTTCTTTGAGCTTTTTCGCAGAGGTAAAGTCAATATCCCTAACTCTCTCATAGGTTACCTCATTCACGTAAGTTGGCAGGAGCCATGAGCATTTCACTTCTGTGCATGCCATCTTTCCATTGATTCGTGCCCAGCATTCGATGTACATCATGGCGCTGGCGACATGCGAGCATGATTCGCCTAGCCCAGCTTTACAACCAGAACAGTGAGCAGAAATTATTGCACCTTCACTCTCAGTTATAATCCATACATTCACGAGTGGATCGTTCATCCGCTGCGAATGTCGCACTTTAGCTGCAACAACGTACTTCCCGGAAATGATCTTTCCACCTACCGAAGCCACAAACCCTGACACAACTTGATTATAAGCTTCTAGACTCCTATAATTCTTGAACTGGTCGTTCGTGTAGTAGCTTGTCTGAAGAACTAGGTAACCAAATAAATCGGACTGTTCGATTGGTGGCAAACATTCCGGATTGAACTCCTCATATGGGATAATGAAAGGGTCAATACCTACAACCGAAATTTTCTTTAGGTATCGCAGCTTTACATGGCTTTCCAAGGCCGTGGCATACTCTGAAAGCACAGGAATCTTGCTGCTAAACTTCTTTATTTCTTCTTCCTCAATTTTCGGGGATAAATCCATACTACATCCGCAAAACAGCTCAAAAAACGCGAGAACTACCCAGAAAAGGCTTACATTTCCATATAATTTCACACTTcgaggggcacaaatatggcgaacgtccatatttggaaagtactgtgacgtcacgtgaaaaccgagaatatactgtatctgttttaaaatatttcattaCTCTACGATAATTGCGGCAAGTGTGCAGATCTCCCACGCAAagagctaaaaataacttttaccCTCGGTGTAGAAGTACTGTTCATCCTGCTTTTGACCACGAAATTCAAGATAATCTGAAGGcaagtttcaaaataaaattcaaacaaacagaTAAGATGTCCCTTCATAGAAGCCGGCCATGTCTTCGGTTGTTATCCTTTCAACTGCCGCCATTACGGCAAGCTTCGTATTTATATGCGTGAGTTCGTGGAATTCACCATTTAGGAGAGTTTtcactttattgaaacaaaactcTATTGGATTCAAGTCGGGTGAATAGGTTGGTAGGTAGATTAGTTCGATCCGCATTTCTTCTAGCCATACTTCTAGAATTTCCCCACCTTCGTAATGATGTGCGAACAAATTGTCCATGACTATTATGTCCCCAACCTGTAAACAAGG
Proteins encoded:
- the LOC137983218 gene encoding uncharacterized protein yields the protein MVLCIVVGCGRKSGIHKAKFSKIPKIITNQGEEWEELTRERRNRWISAVSRGDTAKKNILESERVCDRHFVSGKPAATWDKHNIDWVPTLNLGKMEFKGAEHKDQKQKASEERAERAKERRKRAIEQQELEVAQKRKHINVSGDRIVDLHFTEANTSTSTEDVEEETGLGIANTPEMELSEPSCSTSCATSDAENKAEENVLEPSKDAETQTEEFAYMFYRPTYQAPDREYFRSDDKVRFYTGLPSYQILVATLNHVAPYVSRRTQTLDPFQEFIIVLMKLRLNVPFQDLAYRFLVSVATVSRIFWAWIIAMDYRLCKLVYWPERENLWKTMPMCFRYAFGNKVTVIIDCFEVFIEKPTNLLARAQTFSNYKHHNTIKVLIGITPQGSISFVSEAWGGRTSDKFLTENCGFLNKLLPGDMVMADRGFTISESVGLKQAELAIPAFTKGKAQLDPIDVEKTRGIANVRIHVERVIGLLRNKYTILEGTLPTDFLRGSANEPPNSQVPIIDRILRVCSALVNLCPPIVPYD